One Candidatus Thermoplasmatota archaeon genomic window carries:
- a CDS encoding right-handed parallel beta-helix repeat-containing protein — protein LANNSVQDHQVVAVELSGSHNNTIVDNELRPWMSDWTDGISVVQSDGNTFARNRLYSHWYGIDLVESNNNTIYRNELAQHHHTCIRTVSSHGNVILENDFFPGGGWENHFAVDITGNDNTIANNSMLGCWETCVILGGSRNLLANNSMTTFGSGIEVSGYDNRIANNHIEGHLSSFTTIGISLMHAQRSSLEDNQVYGFGGDGLRLFDSDNNTITRNVVTSNGDWLDSYGVRLESSQGNRIFHNKLRYNNKQAYDDRADNEWDNGYPSGGNYWSDHESPDGYKGPDQDIPGSDCIVDTARVIDLDSADRYPLIESCTYDPSPPRNISACLSGAGLTDVTVSWDASSDEALGLVESYEIYRGGWYDPSGLTYPFRASIPTGEHSYTELMAGEGNPGTYFFLVCARSFSGGKMCADMQAAKFTRQVVQGPVLVSVPLVQSNESIERVLQTVKYDKIWSYDSSSGEWQWHMTAKEYGGLANLNHTMGLWVNATEECNLTVAGIVPAQTAIHLRSGWNLIGYPSFNISYTVGDLKAELPVERVEGFDPTAPPHFLRVLQDSDFLRAGQGYWMKVSTDATLVVRNG, from the coding sequence CCTCGCCAATAATTCTGTTCAGGACCACCAAGTGGTCGCTGTCGAGCTCTCAGGCTCGCACAACAACACCATCGTTGACAACGAGCTCCGTCCCTGGATGTCCGATTGGACCGACGGCATATCTGTCGTGCAATCCGACGGGAACACCTTCGCCCGCAATCGCCTCTACTCGCACTGGTACGGCATCGACCTCGTGGAATCGAACAACAACACGATCTACAGGAACGAGCTGGCCCAGCACCACCATACCTGCATCCGCACGGTCTCCTCCCACGGCAACGTCATCCTGGAGAACGACTTCTTCCCAGGCGGGGGCTGGGAGAACCACTTCGCCGTCGACATCACGGGCAACGACAATACCATCGCGAACAACTCGATGCTCGGCTGCTGGGAGACCTGCGTCATCCTCGGCGGCTCGCGCAACCTCCTGGCCAACAATTCCATGACCACGTTCGGGAGCGGCATCGAGGTCAGTGGATATGACAACCGGATAGCCAACAACCACATCGAAGGCCACCTCTCGTCCTTCACCACGATCGGTATCAGCTTGATGCACGCCCAACGCAGCTCCCTGGAGGACAACCAAGTGTATGGGTTCGGCGGCGACGGTCTCCGGCTCTTCGACTCGGACAACAACACGATCACACGGAATGTCGTCACGTCCAACGGCGATTGGCTCGACAGCTACGGTGTCAGGCTGGAATCGTCGCAGGGCAACAGGATATTCCACAACAAGCTCCGGTACAACAACAAGCAGGCGTATGACGACCGCGCGGATAACGAATGGGACAACGGATACCCGTCGGGCGGGAACTACTGGTCCGATCACGAAAGCCCGGACGGCTACAAGGGTCCGGACCAGGACATACCGGGGTCCGACTGCATCGTGGACACCGCGCGAGTCATCGATCTCGACAGTGCGGACAGGTACCCGCTCATCGAGTCCTGCACGTACGACCCTTCGCCGCCGCGGAACATAAGTGCATGCCTGAGCGGCGCGGGTCTCACCGATGTGACCGTGTCCTGGGACGCGTCGTCCGATGAGGCCCTGGGCCTCGTGGAGAGCTACGAGATCTACCGGGGCGGGTGGTATGACCCTTCTGGATTGACATACCCTTTCAGGGCTAGCATTCCTACTGGCGAGCACAGCTACACGGAACTCATGGCCGGTGAGGGCAACCCCGGTACGTACTTCTTCTTGGTCTGCGCGAGGAGCTTCTCGGGGGGCAAGATGTGCGCGGACATGCAGGCCGCCAAGTTCACCCGCCAGGTCGTCCAGGGCCCGGTTCTGGTCTCGGTCCCGCTCGTGCAGTCCAACGAATCCATTGAACGAGTGCTGCAGACGGTCAAGTACGACAAGATCTGGTCCTACGATTCCTCGAGCGGGGAATGGCAGTGGCACATGACGGCCAAGGAATACGGAGGATTAGCGAATCTCAACCACACGATGGGTCTGTGGGTGAACGCGACCGAGGAGTGCAACCTCACCGTGGCGGGTATCGTTCCCGCTCAAACGGCGATCCATCTGCGGAGCGGATGGAACCTCATCGGATATCCCTCATTCAACATCTCTTACACCGTGGGTGACCTGAAGGCAGAGCTGCCCGTCGAGCGGGTGGAGGGCTTCGACCCCACCGCCCCGCCGCACTTCCTGCGGGTGCTGCAGGACTCCGATTTTCTTCGGGCGGGACAGGGATATTGGATGAAGGTCTCCACAGACGCGACTTTGGTTGTGCGCAACGGCTGA